CCCGGCGGGAACAATCCGCCGCAGCCGCCCCGGGACGGCGAGCCGCGCCGGCCTGGGTCACCGCCCGCCAACAATCCGTGAGCTTCCAAGCCGAGTGACACGTTGCCCGAAAGCCACCGCCACGTGACGGTGGCTTTCGGCTTCTTGGAACCCCGCCCCTCTGCAACACTCGCGGTGATGGAACGGACCGACTCGGAGTTGATCGCCGCTGTCCTCGCGGGCGACCCGTCGAGCTTCGAACCCATCATCGCCAAGTATCAGTCGCGGGTCTTCGCCACCGCCCGGCGTTACGCGCGGCGCGAGGACGAGATCCAGGACATCGTGCAGGAGGTGTTCATCAAGGCCTACCAGAAGCTGCCGAGCTTCCGGGGCGAGGCGCCGTTCGAGCACTGGCTGATGCGGCTCGCGTTGCGCACGTGCTACGACTTCCTGCGCGCCCACCAGCGGAACCGCGAAATGAACTTCTCCGACATCACACCCGAGGAATCGGACTGGCTGGAGAAGTTCCGGCAGGAGCCAAGTTCCGCGCGCGAGGACGCCGCGGCCGCGCGCCTGCTGATCCAGCGGCTGCTCGACCAGCTCTCGCCGGAAAACCGCCTCGTCATCGTGCTGCTCGAGATCGAGGACCGCTCCGTGAAGGAGATCGCGCGCATCACCGGCTGGTCCATCCCGCTCGTCAAGGTCCGCGCCTTCCGCGCTCGCGCGCAGATGCGCAAGCTGCTCGAAAAACTCGCCAGCGAGAAGTATGTGTAACCGCAATTTCCGCCTCCCCGTCTGCCAGAATGCGTCATGCAAGTGAACGAACTCCAACAGAAACTCATCGCGGCTGCGCGAGCGCAAGCGCCGGGCGGCCACATCCCCTACGCCTTCGAGAAGCGCATCATGGCGCGCATCGCCGCCCTGCCCGCGCCCGACGCGTGGGCGCTTTGGAGCAGCGCGCTCTGGCGCTCCGCCGCCGCCTGCATCGCGCTCACCCTCATCGTGGCCGCGCTCGCGCTCGCGCTCCCGCACCGCCAGCACGACGCCGCGAACGAAGGCGACCACACGCTCGCGCTGACCATCGACACCACGGTCGAACCCCCGAACGAATTGCAGTGAAGCAGTGGCAAGTCATCCTCGCGACGCTCGTCATCTTTGGCGCGGGAGTCTTCACCGGCGCCTCGGTGGCGCACATCCAGGAGAAACAGCGCCCGAAGGCCGCCCAGCCGCGCCTGCCGCTTCCGCCGTTTCCCTTCAACACCGTCCAGAAGCGCGAATACCTCGCGCGCCTCGACCGCCAGCTCGTCCTCACGCAGCAGCAGTATGAAGCCATCGAGGAAATCCTCCTCGAAGGCAACGAGCACATCAGCGACGTGTGGGAGCCCATCGCCCCGAAGATGCGCGACGAACTCAAGAAGATGCGCGACCGCATCCGCGCCGAGCTCAACCCGGACCAGGTGAAGAAGTTCGAGCAGGAGACGCCCAAAGTGCGGAAAGCCATGAAGGCCGACACCTCGGACACCTCACGCCCGCGCGGCGCGCAGCGCACGAACACCGCCGCCGCAAGGCCCGCGGGCGAGGGCGCCTTCATTCAACTCGTCCCTGCGCCCGCTTCCACAAAAGCCGTCGGCGAATAGCCGCGGCATTCCAGCACGGCGTCGGCGTTCTCCCCTCCCTCACTTGTTTCCCTCGACTTTGGAAAGTCGGAAGACTTCGCACACATCCACGCGAGCACCTGCTCAGCGGCGTCGCGGGGCGCGGTGCCGAGCACGTTGTGATCGGCGAACAGGACAAGCCGGCCGCCGCGCCAGCCGGGGCACTCACGCCGAAGCCCGCTTCGCACCCACGGCCACGGCACCACCGGATCCCACAGACCGGCCAGATGATGCACCGGCATCGTGGTTTGGCGCGCGATGGGACGCGGATCGTTCGCCGCGATGAGCCTGAGCCGGTGCACGGCGGCCAGTTTGTCCAGTTCCGTCCGGCGCGACACGAACGCCTCGATGCCCGCGACAACCTCGGGCGAATTCCGGAACCGCCAACGC
This DNA window, taken from Verrucomicrobiota bacterium, encodes the following:
- a CDS encoding sigma-70 family RNA polymerase sigma factor, giving the protein MERTDSELIAAVLAGDPSSFEPIIAKYQSRVFATARRYARREDEIQDIVQEVFIKAYQKLPSFRGEAPFEHWLMRLALRTCYDFLRAHQRNREMNFSDITPEESDWLEKFRQEPSSAREDAAAARLLIQRLLDQLSPENRLVIVLLEIEDRSVKEIARITGWSIPLVKVRAFRARAQMRKLLEKLASEKYV